One Halosegnis longus DNA window includes the following coding sequences:
- a CDS encoding class I SAM-dependent methyltransferase: protein MSELAVVVPRAETESVLDSLAAAGLYDDTRSIQPHGEGVAIPVTDAPDGYETVRVDLPPRNRDLRELLAGRGWSDADLDRLPTSWAVVGSCLLVQGDDFPDPAAVGDALLELHGEADTVLVSHGIAGDQREPDVEVIAGTGDTEVVHTEHGTKYALDLARVMFSPGNQAERARMGEVVAAGERVFDMFAGIGYFTLPMARAGADVTAAEINPEAYRYLVENAVLNGVQDRLSAFRADCRDVDVLADRVVMGYYDAPDYLDTTLAALDSGVVHLHATAPTDDPWTEPVAALEAAAGERLVEILDRRVVKSHAPGVDHVVVDARIGE, encoded by the coding sequence ATGTCTGAGCTGGCGGTCGTCGTCCCGCGCGCGGAGACGGAGTCGGTGCTCGATTCGCTCGCCGCCGCCGGACTCTACGACGACACGCGCTCGATTCAGCCCCACGGCGAGGGCGTCGCAATCCCAGTCACCGACGCACCCGACGGCTACGAGACGGTCCGCGTGGACCTGCCACCGCGCAACCGCGATCTCCGGGAGCTGCTTGCGGGTCGCGGCTGGAGCGACGCCGACCTCGACCGCCTGCCGACCTCGTGGGCGGTCGTCGGCTCCTGTCTGCTCGTACAGGGCGACGACTTCCCCGACCCGGCCGCCGTCGGCGACGCGCTGCTCGAACTCCACGGCGAGGCCGACACCGTCCTCGTCTCCCACGGCATCGCGGGCGACCAGCGCGAACCCGACGTGGAGGTCATCGCCGGCACCGGCGACACGGAAGTAGTTCACACCGAACACGGGACGAAGTACGCACTCGACCTCGCGCGGGTGATGTTCTCGCCGGGGAATCAGGCCGAGCGCGCCCGGATGGGCGAGGTCGTCGCCGCGGGCGAACGCGTCTTCGATATGTTCGCCGGCATCGGCTACTTCACGCTCCCGATGGCCCGCGCCGGCGCGGACGTGACGGCCGCCGAAATCAACCCCGAGGCGTACCGGTATCTCGTCGAGAACGCCGTCCTCAACGGCGTCCAAGACAGGCTCTCGGCGTTTCGCGCCGACTGCCGGGACGTGGACGTGCTCGCCGACCGCGTCGTGATGGGGTACTACGACGCCCCCGACTACCTCGACACCACGCTCGCCGCACTCGATTCGGGCGTCGTCCACCTCCACGCCACCGCCCCGACGGACGACCCGTGGACGGAGCCGGTCGCCGCGCTCGAAGCCGCCGCAGGCGAGCGTCTCGTCGAGATACTCGACCGCCGGGTCGTCAAGAGTCACGCACCGGGCGTCGACCACGTCGTCGTCGACGCACGAATCGGGGAATAG
- a CDS encoding ATP-dependent DNA helicase — translation MEVSDVPAVPEWLPGHLDADGVESLYPPQAAAVEAGVTEGESLVASIPTASGKTLIATLAMLSAVKRGGKALYIVPLRALASEKKAEFEQFEQYGVDVGVSTGNYDSDGEWLAKKDIIVATSEKVDSLVRNGAPWLAQLDCVVADEVHLVDDPTRGPTLEVTLAKLRSRNPGLQIVALSATIGNAGELADWLDAELVDSSWRPIDLRKGVHFGQALHFDDGTQEQLSVQGNEKPTAAIVRDTLRDTVEDGETVEEGGSTLVFVNSRRNAEAAARRLANVVSPELDGDELAALADVADEIRDVSDTETSDDLADAVEKGAAFHHAGLSPDHRELVEAAFRDRLVKCVCATPTLAAGVNTPSRRVVVRDWRRYSGDAGGMQPLSVLEVHQMMGRAGRPGMDPYGEALLLASSHDELDELFERYVWADPDPVESKLAAEPAMRTHLLATVASGFADSRETLLSFLDGTLYAAQTDEQGRLERVVDDMLAYLERNDFIERSRDGDTERLTATNLGHTVSRLYLDPMSAATIIDGIADADDPSALGLYHLVSRTPDMYQLYLRSGEREQYTQVAYDHETELLGTQPSEFEESRFEDWLAALKTAKLLDDWASETDEDRITDRYGVGPGDIRGKVDTAEWLLGAAESLAGERGFGNVQAIREAKKRVQYGVRQELIDLADVRNVGRKRARRLYEAGIESRDQLRNADKSVVLAALRGRERTAETVLEHAGHPNPEMTDVTPDPDAEPVVATDTSGSSESAEENDQSSLGDF, via the coding sequence ATGGAAGTGTCCGACGTACCCGCGGTGCCGGAGTGGCTTCCCGGCCATCTCGACGCCGACGGGGTCGAGTCGCTGTATCCGCCACAGGCGGCGGCCGTCGAGGCCGGCGTCACGGAAGGCGAGTCGCTCGTCGCCTCGATTCCGACCGCCTCGGGGAAGACGCTCATCGCCACGCTCGCCATGCTCTCTGCGGTCAAGCGGGGCGGGAAGGCGCTGTACATCGTCCCCCTCCGCGCGCTCGCCTCCGAGAAGAAGGCAGAGTTCGAGCAGTTCGAACAGTACGGCGTCGACGTGGGCGTCTCCACGGGCAACTACGACTCCGACGGCGAGTGGCTCGCGAAGAAAGACATCATCGTCGCCACCTCCGAGAAGGTGGACTCGCTCGTGCGCAACGGCGCGCCGTGGCTCGCCCAACTCGACTGCGTGGTCGCCGACGAGGTCCACCTCGTCGACGACCCGACGCGCGGCCCGACCCTCGAAGTGACGCTCGCGAAGCTCCGGTCGCGCAATCCGGGGCTCCAGATCGTCGCGCTGTCCGCGACCATCGGCAACGCCGGCGAACTCGCCGACTGGCTCGACGCCGAACTCGTCGACTCCTCGTGGCGACCCATCGACCTCCGGAAGGGCGTCCACTTCGGGCAGGCGCTCCACTTCGACGACGGAACACAGGAGCAACTCAGCGTCCAGGGCAACGAGAAGCCGACCGCCGCAATCGTCCGCGACACGCTTCGGGACACGGTCGAGGACGGCGAGACGGTCGAGGAGGGCGGCTCGACGCTCGTCTTCGTCAACTCCCGCCGGAACGCCGAGGCCGCGGCGCGGCGGCTCGCCAACGTCGTGAGCCCGGAACTCGACGGCGACGAACTCGCCGCCCTGGCCGACGTGGCCGACGAGATTCGAGACGTGAGCGACACCGAGACGAGCGACGACCTCGCGGACGCGGTCGAGAAGGGCGCGGCCTTCCACCACGCCGGTCTCTCGCCGGACCACCGCGAACTCGTGGAGGCGGCCTTCCGGGACCGACTCGTCAAGTGCGTCTGTGCGACGCCGACGCTCGCGGCCGGGGTGAACACGCCGTCGCGGCGCGTCGTCGTGCGCGACTGGCGGCGCTACTCCGGTGACGCCGGCGGGATGCAGCCGCTGTCCGTGCTCGAAGTCCACCAGATGATGGGACGCGCCGGCCGGCCGGGGATGGACCCCTACGGCGAGGCGCTGTTGCTCGCGAGCAGCCACGACGAACTCGACGAGCTGTTCGAGCGGTACGTGTGGGCCGACCCCGACCCGGTGGAGTCGAAGCTGGCCGCCGAGCCGGCGATGCGGACCCACCTGCTCGCGACCGTCGCCTCCGGCTTCGCCGACTCGCGGGAGACGCTGTTGTCGTTCCTCGACGGCACGCTCTATGCGGCCCAGACCGACGAGCAGGGGCGGCTCGAACGCGTCGTCGACGACATGCTCGCGTATCTCGAGCGCAACGACTTCATCGAGCGGAGCCGGGACGGTGACACCGAACGGCTGACGGCGACGAACCTGGGCCACACCGTCTCCCGGCTGTATCTCGATCCGATGAGCGCGGCGACCATCATCGACGGCATCGCCGACGCCGACGACCCGTCCGCGCTCGGACTCTACCATCTCGTTTCGCGCACGCCGGACATGTACCAGCTGTATCTGCGGTCGGGCGAGCGCGAACAGTACACGCAGGTCGCGTACGACCACGAGACCGAGCTACTGGGCACACAGCCCTCGGAGTTCGAGGAGTCGCGCTTCGAGGACTGGCTGGCGGCGCTCAAGACGGCCAAGCTGCTCGACGACTGGGCCAGCGAGACCGACGAGGACCGCATCACCGACCGCTACGGCGTCGGTCCCGGCGATATCCGCGGGAAGGTCGACACCGCCGAGTGGCTGCTGGGCGCGGCGGAGTCGCTGGCCGGCGAGCGCGGCTTCGGCAACGTGCAGGCGATTCGCGAGGCGAAAAAGCGGGTCCAGTACGGGGTCCGACAGGAGCTCATCGACCTCGCGGACGTGCGCAACGTCGGGCGCAAGCGCGCGCGGCGACTCTACGAGGCCGGCATCGAGAGCCGCGACCAACTCCGGAACGCGGACAAGTCGGTCGTGCTCGCCGCGCTCCGCGGCCGCGAACGCACCGCGGAGACGGTGCTCGAACACGCCGGCCATCCGAACCCGGAGATGACGGACGTGACGCCCGACCCCGACGCCGAGCCGGTGGTCGCGACCGACACGAGCGGCTCGAGCGAGTCGGCCGAGGAAAACGACCAGTCGAGTCTCGGTGATTTCTGA
- a CDS encoding DUF5784 family protein gives MAGPLRFRVSNESWSDQRVRDRLLAPLEESFGARMETPWFDPPAGYEACRLEMDNGDFALFCWNSHAYWMGNTTTPEALWRTNKQDFTEVPYPVARWAQRELLARFELVDPLLAGYDHVAWFFLPVFLSKDGRDTTRRFFAEHAGGFPDATPEEGLAFFERLLSTGALDEYRYTMASKLGTSEGLDVGRMAATMGEFIVAKLLADADLAFEPEIDLDSGHALDFLVEGEQLVEVTRPRPPTKRDRADTPVAAVRETADAKTRDQLAAHPSAVLFVDCSSFRDDEWAAVAGEQPQVAHEPTVVFRARPDGHVEGYRVGRLPFEMGAAIEWLD, from the coding sequence GTGGCAGGCCCGCTTCGCTTCCGTGTGTCGAACGAGTCGTGGTCGGACCAGCGGGTCCGCGACCGACTGCTCGCGCCGCTGGAGGAATCGTTCGGTGCGCGGATGGAGACGCCGTGGTTCGATCCGCCGGCCGGCTACGAGGCCTGTCGACTGGAGATGGACAACGGCGACTTCGCGCTGTTCTGCTGGAACTCCCACGCCTACTGGATGGGCAACACCACGACGCCGGAGGCGCTGTGGCGCACGAACAAGCAGGATTTCACCGAAGTTCCCTACCCCGTCGCGCGGTGGGCACAGCGGGAGCTACTCGCCCGGTTCGAACTCGTCGACCCGTTGTTGGCGGGCTACGACCACGTCGCGTGGTTCTTCCTCCCCGTCTTCCTCTCGAAGGACGGCCGGGACACGACGCGGCGCTTCTTCGCCGAGCACGCCGGCGGCTTCCCGGATGCGACGCCCGAGGAGGGACTCGCCTTCTTCGAGCGACTCCTCTCGACGGGCGCGCTCGACGAGTACCGTTACACGATGGCCTCGAAGCTCGGGACGAGCGAGGGGCTGGACGTGGGCCGGATGGCCGCGACGATGGGTGAGTTCATCGTCGCGAAGCTGCTGGCCGACGCCGACCTCGCCTTCGAGCCGGAGATCGACCTCGACAGCGGCCACGCCCTCGACTTCCTCGTCGAGGGCGAGCAGTTAGTCGAGGTGACGCGACCGCGACCGCCGACCAAACGCGACCGCGCCGACACGCCCGTGGCTGCCGTGCGCGAGACGGCCGACGCGAAGACCCGCGACCAGCTCGCGGCCCACCCGTCGGCGGTGCTGTTCGTCGACTGTTCCTCGTTTCGGGACGACGAGTGGGCGGCCGTCGCCGGCGAACAGCCGCAGGTGGCCCACGAGCCGACCGTCGTCTTCCGGGCGCGCCCGGACGGTCACGTCGAGGGGTACCGCGTCGGGCGGCTCCCGTTCGAGATGGGCGCGGCTATCGAGTGGCTGGATTGA
- the mdh gene encoding malate dehydrogenase, protein MTKVSIIGAAGTVGAAAGYNIALRDIADELVFVDIPDMEEKTVGQAADTNHGIAYDSNTVVRQGDYSATEGSDVVVITAGIPRKEGQTRIDLAGDNAPIMEDIGSSIAEYNDDFVSITTSNPVDLLNRHLYETGDRDRHKVIGFGGRLDSARFRYVLADRFDVPVKNVEATILGEHGDAQVPVFSKVRVDGRDPDFEGEKEEILSDLQESAMDVISRKGATQWGPATGVAHMVEAVLNDTGAVLPGSLALDGEYGYEDTAFGVPVKLGSDGIEEVVEWDLDEYEQNLMDEAAEKLSDQYDKIA, encoded by the coding sequence ATGACCAAGGTCAGCATCATCGGTGCTGCGGGAACGGTCGGCGCCGCCGCCGGCTACAACATCGCACTGCGCGACATCGCGGACGAACTCGTCTTCGTCGACATCCCCGACATGGAGGAGAAGACCGTCGGGCAGGCGGCCGACACCAACCACGGCATCGCCTACGACTCCAACACCGTGGTCCGGCAGGGCGACTACTCGGCCACCGAGGGGTCGGACGTGGTCGTCATCACGGCCGGCATCCCGCGCAAGGAGGGGCAGACCCGCATCGACCTCGCGGGCGACAACGCGCCCATCATGGAGGACATCGGCTCGTCCATCGCGGAGTACAACGACGACTTCGTGTCGATTACCACCTCGAACCCGGTGGACCTGCTGAACCGCCACCTCTACGAGACGGGCGACCGCGACCGCCACAAGGTCATCGGCTTCGGCGGCCGACTCGACTCCGCGCGGTTCCGCTACGTCCTCGCGGACCGCTTCGACGTCCCGGTCAAAAACGTCGAGGCGACGATTCTCGGCGAGCACGGCGACGCACAGGTCCCCGTCTTCTCGAAGGTACGCGTCGACGGCCGCGACCCCGACTTCGAGGGCGAGAAGGAGGAAATCCTCTCGGACCTACAGGAGTCGGCGATGGACGTGATTTCGCGCAAGGGCGCGACCCAGTGGGGGCCGGCGACGGGCGTGGCCCACATGGTCGAGGCCGTGTTGAACGACACCGGTGCAGTGTTGCCGGGGTCGCTCGCGCTCGACGGCGAGTACGGCTACGAGGACACCGCCTTCGGCGTCCCGGTCAAGCTCGGCTCGGACGGCATCGAGGAGGTCGTCGAGTGGGACCTCGACGAGTACGAGCAGAATCTGATGGACGAGGCTGCCGAGAAGCTCTCCGACCAGTACGACAAAATCGCCTAA
- a CDS encoding DUF5786 family protein, translating into MGMGNFDEAEHERREAKHSNVDATSDDTRTQYRGSVSYDSGESTEALLDQFEQMKSD; encoded by the coding sequence ATGGGAATGGGAAACTTTGACGAGGCAGAACACGAGCGCCGCGAGGCGAAACACTCCAACGTCGACGCGACGAGCGACGACACCCGAACCCAGTATCGCGGCAGCGTGAGCTACGATTCCGGTGAATCGACCGAGGCGCTGCTCGACCAGTTCGAGCAGATGAAATCTGACTGA
- a CDS encoding 60S ribosomal export protein NMD3 produces the protein MSDARQFCPRCGDPVARPDDADLPGGARDPDAILCDDCYFEDFELVDAPERIEVLVCSQCGAVQRGNRWVDVDAEDYTDIAIDETAESLGVHVDAREVTWGVEPEQVDQNTIRMHATFTGFIRDTPLQEEVTVPVYIARGTCDRCGRIAGDYWNALVQVRGTNRTPTTEEMDRAETIAREYIAEREATGDRNAFITSAKRGDSGLNLKISANQMGEAIAHRIVREFGGSVSAAETLTTEDGDGNELYRVTFVARLPEFTPGDVVDFDDGDGPVLVTSAHGNLKGVRVETGERYEASHEEGIAPDGRKLGDRADVEQTTLVAVEDDRAVQVLDPETFESKTVPRPDYMHADATEVPVLRSRAGLHVLPTEDADV, from the coding sequence ATGAGCGATGCTCGCCAGTTTTGTCCCCGGTGTGGCGACCCGGTGGCCCGCCCCGACGACGCCGACCTCCCGGGCGGTGCCCGCGACCCCGACGCCATCCTCTGTGACGACTGCTACTTCGAGGATTTCGAGTTGGTCGACGCCCCCGAGCGCATCGAGGTGTTGGTCTGTTCACAGTGTGGCGCGGTCCAGCGGGGCAACCGCTGGGTGGACGTGGACGCCGAGGACTACACCGATATCGCAATCGACGAGACCGCGGAGTCGCTCGGCGTCCACGTCGACGCCCGCGAGGTGACGTGGGGCGTCGAACCCGAACAGGTCGACCAGAACACCATCCGGATGCACGCCACCTTCACCGGCTTCATCCGCGACACCCCGCTACAGGAGGAGGTGACGGTCCCCGTCTACATCGCCCGCGGCACCTGTGACCGCTGTGGGCGCATCGCCGGCGACTACTGGAACGCGCTCGTGCAGGTCCGGGGCACGAACCGGACGCCGACGACCGAGGAGATGGACCGCGCCGAGACCATCGCCCGCGAGTACATCGCCGAGCGCGAGGCGACGGGCGACCGCAACGCCTTCATCACCAGCGCGAAGCGGGGGGACAGCGGGCTGAATCTGAAGATCTCGGCAAACCAGATGGGCGAGGCAATCGCCCACCGCATCGTCAGAGAGTTCGGCGGCTCCGTCTCTGCCGCAGAGACGCTCACCACCGAGGACGGCGACGGCAACGAACTCTACCGGGTCACCTTCGTCGCCCGCCTCCCGGAGTTCACCCCCGGCGACGTGGTCGACTTCGACGACGGCGACGGCCCGGTGCTCGTGACGAGCGCCCACGGGAATCTGAAGGGCGTCCGCGTCGAGACGGGCGAGCGCTACGAGGCCAGCCACGAGGAAGGCATCGCGCCCGACGGCCGCAAGCTCGGCGACCGCGCCGACGTCGAGCAGACGACCCTCGTCGCGGTGGAGGACGACCGCGCCGTCCAGGTGCTGGACCCCGAGACGTTCGAGTCGAAGACCGTCCCGCGGCCCGACTACATGCACGCCGACGCGACCGAGGTGCCGGTGCTCCGCTCGCGGGCCGGACTCCACGTTCTGCCGACCGAGGACGCCGATGTCTGA
- a CDS encoding ferredoxin: MRIEYDRDTCIGMFQCTAEWEGLVEDNDAGKAVLTDGEASDADWGADVRVQELPSEAELDAKFAARSCPVDAIRIYDGDERVV, from the coding sequence ATGCGCATCGAGTACGACCGCGACACCTGTATCGGGATGTTCCAGTGTACCGCCGAGTGGGAGGGGCTCGTCGAGGACAACGACGCCGGCAAGGCCGTCCTGACGGACGGCGAGGCGAGCGACGCCGACTGGGGGGCAGACGTGCGGGTGCAGGAGCTCCCGAGCGAGGCGGAGTTGGACGCGAAGTTCGCCGCGCGGTCGTGTCCGGTCGACGCCATCAGAATCTACGACGGCGACGAGCGGGTGGTCTGA
- a CDS encoding helicase C-terminal domain-containing protein, whose product MKPARMLSEFPAPSFRGAQEQALEDIRDAFDAGNDVVLVRAPTGSGKSLLARAIAGCAKTPGETDHVESFGAYYTTPQVSQLDDVAGDDLLDDFSIIRGKGNYDCILPGETDTPVTEAPCARETGFDCPVKHRCPYFSDRAIASNRNIAAMTLAYFMQTAGSDVFGKRDVVVIDEAHGLAEWAEMYATIDLSPHRVPVWDSCEPPAVDGLTDVEGYAERLLRVCGRRQEELRAETELTRREVAERDRLSELVRELQWFIEDASDPESPTTWVIDQPDGAGSAITVKPMDPARYLHHTVWERGNKFALLSATILNKEAFCASAGLAPDNVALVDVPHTFPLEHRPLYDVTCGKMTYDHRDETLPKVARTIVRLMQRHPDEKGLIHAHSYAIADELVTLLDEMGVGGRVRTHDADSRDQALLGWKGEDSNAVFVSVKMEEALDLNGDLCRWQVVCKAPYPNTRDSRVARRLEDDQWAWYFRTALRTVIQAAGRVVRAPDDYGATYLADSSLLDVFDRARADTPAWFREQIDAMEQPNLPAFDPGGANAGAAPTRNYGSDSEGPDDTARSQSLSDHPLGDVWGTD is encoded by the coding sequence GTGAAACCCGCGCGGATGCTGTCGGAGTTCCCTGCCCCATCCTTTCGTGGCGCACAGGAGCAGGCGCTCGAAGATATCCGCGACGCCTTCGACGCCGGCAACGATGTCGTCCTCGTGCGCGCCCCCACCGGCTCCGGCAAGTCGCTCCTCGCCCGCGCCATCGCGGGCTGCGCGAAGACGCCCGGCGAGACCGACCACGTCGAATCCTTTGGGGCCTACTACACCACGCCGCAGGTCTCCCAACTCGACGACGTGGCCGGCGACGACCTGCTCGATGATTTCTCCATCATCCGCGGAAAGGGTAACTACGACTGCATCCTCCCCGGTGAGACGGACACCCCCGTCACCGAAGCACCGTGTGCCCGCGAAACCGGCTTCGACTGCCCCGTCAAACACCGGTGTCCGTATTTCTCCGACCGCGCTATCGCCTCGAACCGCAACATCGCCGCGATGACGCTCGCGTACTTCATGCAGACGGCCGGCTCGGACGTGTTCGGCAAGCGCGACGTGGTCGTCATCGACGAGGCACACGGGCTCGCGGAGTGGGCCGAGATGTACGCGACCATCGACCTCTCTCCCCACCGGGTCCCGGTCTGGGACAGCTGTGAACCGCCCGCGGTCGACGGGCTGACCGACGTGGAAGGGTACGCCGAGCGCCTGTTGCGCGTCTGTGGCCGGCGACAGGAGGAGTTGCGCGCCGAAACCGAACTCACCCGCCGTGAGGTGGCAGAACGCGACCGACTCTCCGAACTCGTCCGCGAACTCCAGTGGTTCATCGAGGACGCGAGCGACCCCGAGTCCCCGACGACGTGGGTCATCGACCAGCCCGACGGGGCCGGCTCCGCCATCACGGTAAAACCGATGGACCCCGCCCGCTATCTCCACCACACCGTCTGGGAGCGTGGCAACAAGTTCGCGCTCTTGTCGGCGACGATTCTCAACAAGGAAGCGTTCTGTGCGAGCGCCGGACTCGCCCCCGACAACGTCGCGCTCGTCGACGTGCCACACACCTTCCCGCTGGAGCACCGCCCGCTGTACGACGTGACCTGCGGGAAGATGACCTACGACCACCGCGACGAGACGCTCCCGAAGGTCGCCCGCACCATCGTCCGGCTGATGCAGCGCCACCCCGACGAGAAAGGGCTGATTCACGCCCACAGCTACGCCATCGCCGACGAACTTGTCACGCTGTTAGACGAGATGGGCGTCGGCGGGCGCGTCCGAACCCACGACGCCGACAGCCGCGACCAAGCCCTGCTCGGGTGGAAGGGCGAGGACTCCAATGCCGTCTTCGTCTCGGTGAAGATGGAGGAGGCGCTGGATTTGAACGGTGACCTGTGTCGATGGCAGGTGGTGTGTAAGGCTCCGTATCCGAACACGCGCGACTCCCGGGTGGCCCGGCGACTGGAGGACGACCAGTGGGCGTGGTACTTCCGGACGGCGCTACGGACGGTGATTCAGGCCGCCGGCCGGGTCGTGCGCGCCCCCGACGACTACGGCGCGACGTATCTGGCCGACTCCTCGCTGCTCGACGTGTTCGACCGCGCCCGGGCGGACACCCCCGCGTGGTTCCGCGAACAGATCGACGCGATGGAACAGCCGAATCTGCCGGCGTTCGACCCCGGTGGGGCCAACGCCGGCGCGGCACCGACGCGCAACTACGGCTCTGACTCCGAGGGACCCGACGACACCGCGCGGTCGCAGTCGCTGTCCGACCACCCGCTCGGCGACGTGTGGGGGACCGACTAG